The Gloeobacter violaceus PCC 7421 DNA window GACCAGAACGCCACAAACAGTGCCGTTCCCACAAAGCCCTGGCAGTACAGTAGCGAGCCGAGGATGAAGCTGTGGCTGCCAATCTGGGCGGGTTTATAACCGGGGATCACCGTTTTGCCGGGCATCCCGAAACCGAACAGCGGCAGATCCTCGGCCACTTTTTCGAACGTCCTTTCGTAGATGAGTCGGCGGGCGTCGGTCGATTCTTTGCGAAAGTTGTCCGTCGATTGCACCGTCCCCTGATAACTGCCCAGCACCGCCTCGGTTACCGGCGGCACGCTCAAGATCGTGAAGCTGCCCGCCGCCGCCAGAGCCAGCACAGCTGCGATTCCGCCGCTTTTGCCCAGGCTGAACACAAACCGAAGGGCCGCCACGATAGCCAAGCACAAAAGGGCCGAGCGGGTTCCGGTCAAAAGCAACGCCAGCAACCCGGCTCCGCCGAGCAAGAAAGGCCAGAGGCCCCTGCCGCTCAATGACAACAAGCACACAAACGCCATCGCCTGGCCGGCAAATTCGGGATGGGCAAAAAACGAACTGTAACGAGCCCCACCGAAGAAGTTGAAGCTTTCGCTCGAATCGAGAAGACGCAGGTAGTTCGAATCTCCCATTCCCCCGGCGTATTGCTCCTGCTTGCCCAGCAACAACCCAGTCAACGAACGCAAAATCGGGACATTGCCGCCCATTACAATCTGAGCGACAAACCAGAGCGCCAAAATCTCAGCCATGAGCACCGCGCCGGCCCAAAGCGCCACCCGCAGCCGCACCCGGATATGATTGCTCTGGATATACCAAAGCAATAATCCGCCGCTCAGCCAGTGGGCGAGCGGGCCAAGCAGTGTGTGTCCAGTGATCGCCTGCGCATTGAGATTGATGTTGACCCAGCAGTAGACCCCGAAGCACAGCAGGAGTACCGCCTCCAGCCGCGGTTTAGCAAGGCGTATCCGGCCGAAGCGCCACCAATCGCTGAGGGCAATGCCCAGCAACAGCAACAGCAAAATGTACGCGTAGCCTATTCCCCACCAAACCGGCAGCAACACAATAATCCCAAAGACAATGCGCTCGGCATGGGTCAGCTGCTCCCAGGCGCTCTGGACTCGACCCAGGAGACTGGGGGGTACTGCAATCGTGGTTGTCATGGTTGGTTCGCCTAACTTTCGGACGACGAGGCGAGGGCCGGCCGCTCGTAGCGGTACCGGTAGGACCCCTTGGCCGATTCGCCGCCGTTGATGACCAGGTGAACGCTGCTGCCAAAGCGCTGCAGGGCGGCGAGGCTGGCGTTCACCTCGTCGCGATTGCTCACTCCCGGACGGACCACAAACAGCACGTTGCCGATGGCCGCCGCGATGAGCTTCGTTTCGGCCACGAGATCCTCGGGGGCGGTATCGATGAGGACGTAGTCGTAGCCCCCGGCACTTTCCAATTCGCTCAGGTAGCGGCTGAAATGGCCCCGGGCGATGTACTCTCCGACGCTGGTGCGCTCATCCGGGCGGCCGGCCGGCAGAAAGCTCAGCGACGGGGCAAGGGCTACCGGCTCGCTTCCCGGTCCCACCTGCAGCTTGCGGCCGAGGCCCGCCTGGCGAAAGTCGGCGTCGACCACCAGCACCCGAAAACCCAATTCGCGCAAAGCTTTTGCCAGCCCCAGGGTGACGGTGGTTTTGCCTTCGCCGGTATTGGCGCTGGTGATCATCAACCGCCGCGCGGGCAAAGGCAACAGGCTGACCACCGAGGCGAGCTGCCGAAACTCCTCGGCTTCGGCGGCGCTGAGGGCGGCGTCTTTGAGTTTGGGGATGCGGCCCAGCACCGGCAGACCGGTACTGTCCAGTTCGCGCACACCGAGCATCGGGTTGCGCCGCTCCAGCCACAGCGCCAGGGCGATGCTGCCTGAAAGCATCGCCACCAGCCCTCCGACGGCGACCAGCAGCCCCGAAGGAGAAGGTTTGGAATCGACCGAGGGCGCGTCGAGAATCTGTACGTTCGGATAGGCGTCGAAGGCGTTGACTTTGGCCTGCTGCACCTGAGCGACCAGACCCCGGTAAATCCCCTCGGCAATCTCATAGCGCCGCTGCAACTCCTTCAGCCGGCTTTGCTGGGGAGCGAGGGTGCGCAGGCGTTCTTCGAGGGAAGCGGCTTTTTCGCCGATGCGGGCCGCCTGGTTGGTGAGGGCGCCATTTTCGGCCTGCGACTGCACCAGTTGCAATATCAGGTCGATGCGCGAATCGCGGTAGCTGTTGCCCCCGAGTGAAACGTTCACTTTGCTCGCGTCGGGTACGATGCTGCCGACTTGCTGCTTGATTTTGCCCAACAGTTCCTCGCGCTGGAGCTCGAGCGATTTGACGCGCAGGTTCTTGCCGGTGTAGAGTCCCCGCGCCTGGGCCAGTTGCGATTCGATGTCGGCAAGGCGTTGGCGCAGGGCTTGAAGACCTTTGTCCTCCCCTAAATTGAGGGCGGCGGTGGCGCGGCGCAGGTCCATGCCGACCGCCTGCTCGAGGGCCGTCGCCCGCCGGGCGGCGGCTTCGGCCTGAGCGAGGGTGAGCGTCTGGGTCGAGCGCAGGGAATTGAGGGTCTCGACGATCCCGCGGGTCTGATCGTCGGCGTTGACCAACCCGGTGCGCCGCTGGTAGCCGTAAAGCTCCACCTGGGCGGTTTGTAGATTGTTTTGGGCCTTAGCCGTTTCCACCCGGCTAAATTCGTCGCGCCGCCGGGCATCGTCGAGGCGCAGGGCGTTGAGGCGCGTCTGGTAAGACTGGAGCACCCATTCGGCACGCTGCTGGGCCAGTTCGGGACTCGAACCTTTGGCCTCCAACTGCACGATGGTCGATTGATCGCCAGGTTTGCCTTTGAACAACTTGCCGTAGGTGTCAAGGCGGGTGAATTTCTCGGTGCGCTCGGGGTCTTTTTGCCAGACCGGGCGCAGCACATCGCTGCTCAATAGAATGTTGGACTGGATGCTGGTGGGGTTGAGTTCGTTGGAAAACGGCAGCCCCTGCTGCTGGATGTTGCCCAAGGGTCCGAGATTCGCACTGAGGTTGCTGCTGGCGTTGGGCAAGATGAGCTGAGCCGAGGCGGTCCAGGTGCGCGGATAAAACACGGCGATCCCGACGGTGGCGGCCAACAATACGGTGTTGAGGGCCAGCAACGGCCGCCAGTGCCGACGTCCGATTGCAACGATACTGCTCATGGCAAAGTTTTCCTCAGGTAC harbors:
- a CDS encoding GumC family protein produces the protein MSSIVAIGRRHWRPLLALNTVLLAATVGIAVFYPRTWTASAQLILPNASSNLSANLGPLGNIQQQGLPFSNELNPTSIQSNILLSSDVLRPVWQKDPERTEKFTRLDTYGKLFKGKPGDQSTIVQLEAKGSSPELAQQRAEWVLQSYQTRLNALRLDDARRRDEFSRVETAKAQNNLQTAQVELYGYQRRTGLVNADDQTRGIVETLNSLRSTQTLTLAQAEAAARRATALEQAVGMDLRRATAALNLGEDKGLQALRQRLADIESQLAQARGLYTGKNLRVKSLELQREELLGKIKQQVGSIVPDASKVNVSLGGNSYRDSRIDLILQLVQSQAENGALTNQAARIGEKAASLEERLRTLAPQQSRLKELQRRYEIAEGIYRGLVAQVQQAKVNAFDAYPNVQILDAPSVDSKPSPSGLLVAVGGLVAMLSGSIALALWLERRNPMLGVRELDSTGLPVLGRIPKLKDAALSAAEAEEFRQLASVVSLLPLPARRLMITSANTGEGKTTVTLGLAKALRELGFRVLVVDADFRQAGLGRKLQVGPGSEPVALAPSLSFLPAGRPDERTSVGEYIARGHFSRYLSELESAGGYDYVLIDTAPEDLVAETKLIAAAIGNVLFVVRPGVSNRDEVNASLAALQRFGSSVHLVINGGESAKGSYRYRYERPALASSSES
- a CDS encoding O-antigen ligase family protein, whose product is MTTTIAVPPSLLGRVQSAWEQLTHAERIVFGIIVLLPVWWGIGYAYILLLLLLGIALSDWWRFGRIRLAKPRLEAVLLLCFGVYCWVNINLNAQAITGHTLLGPLAHWLSGGLLLWYIQSNHIRVRLRVALWAGAVLMAEILALWFVAQIVMGGNVPILRSLTGLLLGKQEQYAGGMGDSNYLRLLDSSESFNFFGGARYSSFFAHPEFAGQAMAFVCLLSLSGRGLWPFLLGGAGLLALLLTGTRSALLCLAIVAALRFVFSLGKSGGIAAVLALAAAGSFTILSVPPVTEAVLGSYQGTVQSTDNFRKESTDARRLIYERTFEKVAEDLPLFGFGMPGKTVIPGYKPAQIGSHSFILGSLLYCQGFVGTALFVAFWSSLWLRLWQERDERPDCGLWTLVLWTMISAVVAFEIVRLSVVLLCVLLVVDQKPSKTAVSSRMTRSMS